Below is a genomic region from Planctomycetia bacterium.
TGAAAAAGGCGCTCTCGCCCGGCGAACAGGCGTTGATATCTACCGAACCGGCCGGCTCGATGAATAGCGAGCGAAACACGGGCGTGTAGTCCTGCGGTTCGTCCGGACCGGGGGCGGCGGCGGCGATTTTTTCGCCGTCACTGCGCACGTTGCAACAATCGGTCAACAGCGCCGCCAGCCGCGCGCCTTTGGCGTTCATCGTGGCGCGAAGGTCGTTGCGATAGAGCTTGCCGCCGACCAGGTCGAAATACTGCCCGCGATCATCCGACCCGCCATGCCCGGTGTAGTAGACGAGCAACGTATCTTCGGCCGCCGGTTGCAACTCGTCGAGCATTTGCAGAACCGCTTGCGGCCGCGCATCGGCGTCCTGTTCGATCGACAGAATGCGAAACTCCAACCGATCCGGCGGCACGTTGTCGAGCAGCATCGACAACATGTACGTGACATCAAAATGCACATGCGGCGCGAACTTCCCCCAACCAGCAGCCGGCGAGGCGTCCGCGACAATCAACGCGTGAAAACGCTGCGCATGCGCCGGCGCTCCGCCCAGCAGGCAACACCAACACAGCAGGAACCAGCACACCAGAAACCAGAACTGCTGAAGCCAGGTCGCGCGTTTCATCATGCACCTTCCGCCGTTCGAATTCAGCCCCAACGGGGCGCCAGACAATAGCCAGCGGTGCAAACCGCTGGAACAATGGCCCGAATAACAATTGTTGAGCCCCAATGGGGCGTCACACTTCATGATGGTGTCGCTCAACTACGGCTTAGCGTCCGGTGACAACAATGTGCCGATGCCGCGCATCGTATTCAGTCGTTCCGCGCCTTGTCCATCCTTCACCAACATAGCGTCCACGGCCTGCGTCGGCCAAATGGCGTGCTCGGCCGGCGTCGCCCAGCGCGGCGGGTATGCATAGACCGGCAAACCCGCCTGGCCGGCGAAACATTCCGCGGCGCGGCGTTGGCCGAAATCGAACTCCTGTTGAGAGCTCAAATCGCGCACGCCCATGTGCGATTGGAATTCCTCATTGGGGTTCGCCTCCAGATCGATCCACCACTCGGCCCGCTGCGCGACTGCTTCCACGTCTGCCAGCAACCAATTCGCCAGCAGCTTGCGGGCGATCATCGGATTGTGCCGCCAGCCGGTGCCGAGCACGCGCACGCCCGGGAGCATGCGCCGCACGTCTTGCGCAGGCACGGAGACGATGTAGCCGCCGTAGTAAGTCCGCTGCTGGACGTTGCCCAAATCGCCCGGCGCTCCCCAGGTGACAAGCTTAGCGGGCTGCTGTTCCACGACGGGATCGAAATACGTCGGCTCGGAGGTCGAAGCGAGAATGGCCAGCGCCACGTCGGCGGCGTCGGTCATCAATCGCAAATCGGCCTGGCGTTCGTCGGCCGGAATCTGCTGGAGCAACTGGTACATCGACGGATCGACAAAATACGTGACCGCATGGCCAATGCGGGGCGTTGCGCCGAGCTTCAAGTGCGGATGGTCCCGCCGGAACTGTTCCGGGTGTTTCTGATAAAAGGCAAACACTTCGTCGCGCCACGAAACAGTCAACGTATCGAGATCGATCCGCTTCAAACCGCGCGCCGCGCTGCCGTCGTCTGGATGGGCGTCCGCCAGCACTTCCTTGTTACAGGCCACGATCACGACCGGAAACCGCGGCCGCGCCGTGCTTTGCCGCACGATCGCATCGATCGACCCTGCCTCGCGCCAATTCGCCACGCCCAAGGCGAAGCCAATGTATTCGCGCAACACGTCGTGCGGAATTTCCGTTCGCTTACCCTGCGACAGCTTCGAGAGCTTGGAATGCGGGTTCTCCATATCACGCACGGCGTCGCGATTTCCGTTCAACATGCGGTCTTCGGCATGCCGGACCGCGGCGTCGGAAAACCCGAAGCAACAGAAGTAGGCGGCCGGAATCGACCCGCTGCTGTTGCCCGCGACGACGACTTGCCCCTTACCAATCGCCGGAACACGGGCATGGGCCTCGTGTAACACGCCGGCGTCATAGG
It encodes:
- a CDS encoding caspase family protein, whose translation is MKRATWLQQFWFLVCWFLLCWCCLLGGAPAHAQRFHALIVADASPAAGWGKFAPHVHFDVTYMLSMLLDNVPPDRLEFRILSIEQDADARPQAVLQMLDELQPAAEDTLLVYYTGHGGSDDRGQYFDLVGGKLYRNDLRATMNAKGARLAALLTDCCNVRSDGEKIAAAAPGPDEPQDYTPVFRSLFIEPAGSVDINACSPGESAFFIPEAANEFDQEFGSLFTKALSNYVRNNRDQQVSWEDLLLNTSLQVNVWFRAGYPKGATMAKGNIRQLDQNVFAIEYPGMPEASGQRAGVMVKNRQGRAVIITEVRDGYPAAQAYDVAANQYTSLRAGQEITVANGRRVKTVDEFLALMKESPQVMRLTVRTSNGEREFLMRLRY